In the Oncorhynchus nerka isolate Pitt River linkage group LG2, Oner_Uvic_2.0, whole genome shotgun sequence genome, one interval contains:
- the setd4 gene encoding SET domain-containing protein 4 isoform X2, whose translation MTRKQHGRRARKKRQRECKETTVQSVTLSHEPQFVALRRWLQQRGFNSKLLVPANFSDTGRGLMTLQPIKAEDLVISLPEKCLLTTSTVLRSYIGEYIERWKPPVSPLLALCAFLISEKHFGQRAEWKPYIDVLPQKYTCPAYFSDEVINLLPGSLSGKALEQRAMVQELHSSSLDFFSSLQPLFSQPVESVFTYDALRWAWCSVNTRTVYMEHQHTPYMSRERNVYALAPYLDLLNHSPAIQVKASFSHVSRCYEIRSIQGCKRFQQAFICYGPHDNQRLLLEYGFVAPGNPHSVVYVDQVILQQCVCIKYINQLAQKLLFLKKNDFLANLTLSLDGPSWRLMTALRLLSLKTEQYPFWKSVLLGAGVSHDREEWSVDAALRLCHYLMVDNTRALNKISQLTERADASLKEQLAVVECLRREEQEILGLNQEMLQGLQKQLLPSRQHAQLRTACTT comes from the exons ATGACGAGGAAGCAACATGGGAGAAGGGCGAGAAAGAAGAGGCAACGGGAGTGCAAAGAAACAACTGTTCAGTCTG TGACACTATCTCATGAACCACAGTTTGTGGCTCTAAGAAGATGGCTGCAACAGAGAGGCTTCAACTCCAAGCTTCTAGTACCTGCAAACTTCTCAG ACACAGGACGTGGACTGATGACCTTACAGCCTATCAAG GCTGAGGATTTGGTGATCTCCTTACCAGAAAAATGCCTTTTAACTACCTCTACTGTTCTAAGGAGCTACATTGGTGAATACATAGAAAG ATGGAAACCGCCTGTGTCTCCTCTCTTAGCCCTCTGTGCTTTCCTCATCTCTGAGAAACATTTTGGCCAACGTGCAGAATGGAAGCCCTACATTGACGTCCTGCCCCAAAAATACACGTGCCCTGCTTACTTCTCAGATGAGGTCATCAACCTGCTGCCGGGGAGTCTGAGTGGGAAGGCCCTGGAGCAGAGAGCTATGGTTCAGGAGCTGCACTCCTCTTCGTTGGACTTCTTCAGCTCCCTCCAGCCTCTCTTCAGTCAGCCCGTGGAGAGTGTGTTCACGTATGATGCACTGCGCTGGGCATGGTGCAGTGTGAACACGCGCACTGTGTACATGGAGCACCAACACACCCCCTACATGTCCAGGGAGAGAAATGTGTATGCCTTAGCCCCCTACCTGGACCTGCTCAACCACTCCCCAGCCATACAG GTAAAGGCGAGCTTCAGCCATGTGAGCAGGTGCTATGAGATCCGTAGCATCCAAGGCTGCAAGAGATTCCAGCAGGCTTTTATCTGCTACGGTCCCCATGACAACCAACGTCTCCTGCTAGAGTATGGGTTTGTTGCTCCTGGAAACCCTCACAGTGTGGTGTATGTGGACCAAG TTATCCTTCAACAGTGCGTCTGTATAAAATACATAAATCAGCTGGcacagaagctactcttcctgaagAAAAATGACTTTTTAGC aAACTTGACCCTTAGTTTGGATGGGCCCTCCTGGAGACTGATGACCGCCCTCAGGCTGCTGTCACTTAAGACAGAACAATA CCCTTTCTGGAAGAGTGTCCTCTTGGGGGCGGGGGTGAGCCacgacagagaggagtggagtgtcGATGCAGCCCTTAGGCTTTGTCACTACCTGATGGTTGACAACACTAGAGCTCTGAACAAG ATCTCCCAACTAACAGAGAGGGCAGACGCATCTCTCAAGGAGCAGCTAGCTGTTGTGGAATGTCTACGACGAGAGGAGCAAGAAATTCTGGGTCTTAACCAGGAAATGCTGCAGGGTCTTCAGAAACAATTGTTGCCAAGCAGACAGCATGCACAACTTAGAACAGCATGCACAACTTAG
- the setd4 gene encoding SET domain-containing protein 4 isoform X3, which produces MTLQPIKAEDLVISLPEKCLLTTSTVLRSYIGEYIERWKPPVSPLLALCAFLISEKHFGQRAEWKPYIDVLPQKYTCPAYFSDEVINLLPGSLSGKALEQRAMVQELHSSSLDFFSSLQPLFSQPVESVFTYDALRWAWCSVNTRTVYMEHQHTPYMSRERNVYALAPYLDLLNHSPAIQVKASFSHVSRCYEIRSIQGCKRFQQAFICYGPHDNQRLLLEYGFVAPGNPHSVVYVDQVILQQCVCIKYINQLAQKLLFLKKNDFLANLTLSLDGPSWRLMTALRLLSLKTEQYPFWKSVLLGAGVSHDREEWSVDAALRLCHYLMVDNTRALNKISQLTERADASLKEQLAVVECLRREEQEILGLNQEMLQGLQKQLLPSRQHAQLRTACTT; this is translated from the exons ATGACCTTACAGCCTATCAAG GCTGAGGATTTGGTGATCTCCTTACCAGAAAAATGCCTTTTAACTACCTCTACTGTTCTAAGGAGCTACATTGGTGAATACATAGAAAG ATGGAAACCGCCTGTGTCTCCTCTCTTAGCCCTCTGTGCTTTCCTCATCTCTGAGAAACATTTTGGCCAACGTGCAGAATGGAAGCCCTACATTGACGTCCTGCCCCAAAAATACACGTGCCCTGCTTACTTCTCAGATGAGGTCATCAACCTGCTGCCGGGGAGTCTGAGTGGGAAGGCCCTGGAGCAGAGAGCTATGGTTCAGGAGCTGCACTCCTCTTCGTTGGACTTCTTCAGCTCCCTCCAGCCTCTCTTCAGTCAGCCCGTGGAGAGTGTGTTCACGTATGATGCACTGCGCTGGGCATGGTGCAGTGTGAACACGCGCACTGTGTACATGGAGCACCAACACACCCCCTACATGTCCAGGGAGAGAAATGTGTATGCCTTAGCCCCCTACCTGGACCTGCTCAACCACTCCCCAGCCATACAG GTAAAGGCGAGCTTCAGCCATGTGAGCAGGTGCTATGAGATCCGTAGCATCCAAGGCTGCAAGAGATTCCAGCAGGCTTTTATCTGCTACGGTCCCCATGACAACCAACGTCTCCTGCTAGAGTATGGGTTTGTTGCTCCTGGAAACCCTCACAGTGTGGTGTATGTGGACCAAG TTATCCTTCAACAGTGCGTCTGTATAAAATACATAAATCAGCTGGcacagaagctactcttcctgaagAAAAATGACTTTTTAGC aAACTTGACCCTTAGTTTGGATGGGCCCTCCTGGAGACTGATGACCGCCCTCAGGCTGCTGTCACTTAAGACAGAACAATA CCCTTTCTGGAAGAGTGTCCTCTTGGGGGCGGGGGTGAGCCacgacagagaggagtggagtgtcGATGCAGCCCTTAGGCTTTGTCACTACCTGATGGTTGACAACACTAGAGCTCTGAACAAG ATCTCCCAACTAACAGAGAGGGCAGACGCATCTCTCAAGGAGCAGCTAGCTGTTGTGGAATGTCTACGACGAGAGGAGCAAGAAATTCTGGGTCTTAACCAGGAAATGCTGCAGGGTCTTCAGAAACAATTGTTGCCAAGCAGACAGCATGCACAACTTAGAACAGCATGCACAACTTAG
- the setd4 gene encoding SET domain-containing protein 4 isoform X1 — translation MNEIIINIRTRSLPVNTNVYGSDFPSKSINMTRKQHGRRARKKRQRECKETTVQSVTLSHEPQFVALRRWLQQRGFNSKLLVPANFSDTGRGLMTLQPIKAEDLVISLPEKCLLTTSTVLRSYIGEYIERWKPPVSPLLALCAFLISEKHFGQRAEWKPYIDVLPQKYTCPAYFSDEVINLLPGSLSGKALEQRAMVQELHSSSLDFFSSLQPLFSQPVESVFTYDALRWAWCSVNTRTVYMEHQHTPYMSRERNVYALAPYLDLLNHSPAIQVKASFSHVSRCYEIRSIQGCKRFQQAFICYGPHDNQRLLLEYGFVAPGNPHSVVYVDQVILQQCVCIKYINQLAQKLLFLKKNDFLANLTLSLDGPSWRLMTALRLLSLKTEQYPFWKSVLLGAGVSHDREEWSVDAALRLCHYLMVDNTRALNKISQLTERADASLKEQLAVVECLRREEQEILGLNQEMLQGLQKQLLPSRQHAQLRTACTT, via the exons ATGAATGAGATTATTATCAACATTAGAACACGGAGTTTGCCAGTTAATACGAATGTCTATGGATCTGATTTCCCATCAAAGTCCATCAACATGACGAGGAAGCAACATGGGAGAAGGGCGAGAAAGAAGAGGCAACGGGAGTGCAAAGAAACAACTGTTCAGTCTG TGACACTATCTCATGAACCACAGTTTGTGGCTCTAAGAAGATGGCTGCAACAGAGAGGCTTCAACTCCAAGCTTCTAGTACCTGCAAACTTCTCAG ACACAGGACGTGGACTGATGACCTTACAGCCTATCAAG GCTGAGGATTTGGTGATCTCCTTACCAGAAAAATGCCTTTTAACTACCTCTACTGTTCTAAGGAGCTACATTGGTGAATACATAGAAAG ATGGAAACCGCCTGTGTCTCCTCTCTTAGCCCTCTGTGCTTTCCTCATCTCTGAGAAACATTTTGGCCAACGTGCAGAATGGAAGCCCTACATTGACGTCCTGCCCCAAAAATACACGTGCCCTGCTTACTTCTCAGATGAGGTCATCAACCTGCTGCCGGGGAGTCTGAGTGGGAAGGCCCTGGAGCAGAGAGCTATGGTTCAGGAGCTGCACTCCTCTTCGTTGGACTTCTTCAGCTCCCTCCAGCCTCTCTTCAGTCAGCCCGTGGAGAGTGTGTTCACGTATGATGCACTGCGCTGGGCATGGTGCAGTGTGAACACGCGCACTGTGTACATGGAGCACCAACACACCCCCTACATGTCCAGGGAGAGAAATGTGTATGCCTTAGCCCCCTACCTGGACCTGCTCAACCACTCCCCAGCCATACAG GTAAAGGCGAGCTTCAGCCATGTGAGCAGGTGCTATGAGATCCGTAGCATCCAAGGCTGCAAGAGATTCCAGCAGGCTTTTATCTGCTACGGTCCCCATGACAACCAACGTCTCCTGCTAGAGTATGGGTTTGTTGCTCCTGGAAACCCTCACAGTGTGGTGTATGTGGACCAAG TTATCCTTCAACAGTGCGTCTGTATAAAATACATAAATCAGCTGGcacagaagctactcttcctgaagAAAAATGACTTTTTAGC aAACTTGACCCTTAGTTTGGATGGGCCCTCCTGGAGACTGATGACCGCCCTCAGGCTGCTGTCACTTAAGACAGAACAATA CCCTTTCTGGAAGAGTGTCCTCTTGGGGGCGGGGGTGAGCCacgacagagaggagtggagtgtcGATGCAGCCCTTAGGCTTTGTCACTACCTGATGGTTGACAACACTAGAGCTCTGAACAAG ATCTCCCAACTAACAGAGAGGGCAGACGCATCTCTCAAGGAGCAGCTAGCTGTTGTGGAATGTCTACGACGAGAGGAGCAAGAAATTCTGGGTCTTAACCAGGAAATGCTGCAGGGTCTTCAGAAACAATTGTTGCCAAGCAGACAGCATGCACAACTTAGAACAGCATGCACAACTTAG
- the cbr1 gene encoding carbonyl reductase [NADPH] 1 yields the protein MPKVALVTGSNKGIGFAIVRSLCKQFNCDVFLSGRDAGRGTAAVESLNSEGLKPLFQQLDIDNPESVRAARDFFNEKYGGLDVLINNAGIAFKNADTTPFGTQAEVTLKTNFFATRDMCNEFLPIIKPGGRVVNVSSGMSSIALNRCSPELQARFRSNDITEEELVGLMERFVQEAQAGAHSQGGWPDTAYGVSKTGLTVLSRIHARKLRHERPADQILLNACCPGWVRTDMAGPTATKSPDEGAITPVYLALLPAGAGEPQGQFVMDKKVHPW from the exons ATGCCAAAAGTTGCACTGGTGACTGGTTCCAATAAGGGGATTGGATTTGCAATTGTGCGGTCGCTTTGCAAGCAATTCAATTGTGATGTTTTCCTCAGTGGCCGGGATGCTGGCCGTGGCACAGCGGCTGTGGAGAGCCTGAATTCTGAAGGGCTGAAACCCCTCTTCCAACAGCTTGACATCGACAACCCAGAAAGTGTGCGGGCGGCCCGAGATTTCTTCAATGAGAAATACGGTGGCCTTGATGTGCTCATTAACAATGCTGGGATTGCCTTTAAAA ATGCTGATACTACACCCTTTGGAACCCAAGCTGAGGTGACTCTCAAAACAAACTTCTTTGCCACAAGAGACATGTGCAATGAGTTTCTCCCCATCATCAAACCAGGAG gGAGGGTGGTGAACGTGTCTAGTGGTATGAGCTCCATCGCCCTGAACCGCTGCAGCCCTGAACTCCAGGCCCGGTTCCGCAGCAATGACATCACAGAGGAGGAGCTGGTGGGGCTGATGGAGAGGTTTGTCCAGGAGGCCCAGGCAGGGGCGCACTCCCAGGGGGGCTGGCCAGACACAGCTTACGGGGTGTCCAAAACAGGCCTCACCGTGCTCTCCAGGATCCACGCCCGCAAGCTGAGGCATGAGAGACCAGCTGACCAGATCCTTCTGAATGCGTGCTGCCCGGGCTGGGTGAGGACCGATATGGCTGGGCCCACCGCCACCAAGTCACCTGACGAGGGCGCCATCACCCCCGTTTACCTGGCCCTGCTTCCTGCGGGGGCTGGGGAGCCGCAGGGACAGTTTGTGATGGACAAGAAGGTCCATCCGTGGTGA